From Candidatus Neomarinimicrobiota bacterium:
AATCTGGATGTGGATCATCCAATGAAAATATAATTACCGCTGGCGAGAGCGACGTTTGTTGTGATTATGTACCCGGTGTTCGAAAGTGACACCGACGCCAATCCCCATTTGCTGTGATAGTCTTCTCGCGGCATTAGCAGGGTAGCGCCACCCGTTATTACCTCAAACTGACTGAATGGCCGCAGAGACTGAGCTTCGAGAGAAGAGAGAATCAGGCTTGCTACAAGCAGGCATCGAATGAATCCGGTCATTTCGCTTTGTTGGGCGGCAGGGAGAAAGCAAAGGTTAAAGCGAACGGGGGCGCCCGGCTGGCGAGCTTGACGCTGTTTTCGTCCGTGGTATCGTCTCTTGTCATGATTATGCCCAGTGTCGCTCCCAGTAGTGCCCCTGCCATGACGTCGCCGAGAAAGTGGTTGCCCACATAGACTTGACTGTAAGCGGATGCAATGACATAGGCGACGGCAGGAAGTTTCGCCTCTGGATGGTAGTGTGAATAGATGGCGGCAAAGAGTGCTGAGGACGCCGCATGTCCTGAAGGGAATGAAGGTGTAATCCTTGTGTTCCAGAGTCGGGGCCTGTAGCGCCGCAGCGGCCGCTTTCGTCTGATGCTGTACTTGGCAACACCTGTGAGCGTGTAGGTGGCGAGAATCGCAGAAGTGGAGAGCCGCG
This genomic window contains:
- a CDS encoding phosphatase PAP2 family protein, translated to MHRSTSAALLITTLLCGYAEGGSLAEFDRKVTRMLEGDNSLVALDYFMEALALGSPIIDYGATFDLWYPAQNSLYPNSSRLSTSAILATYTLTGVAKYSIRRKRPLRRYRPRLWNTRITPSFPSGHAASSALFAAIYSHYHPEAKLPAVAYVIASAYSQVYVGNHFLGDVMAGALLGATLGIIMTRDDTTDENSVKLASRAPPFALTFAFSLPPNKAK